ATCCTTCAGTTTGAGTTCTTCGAGAAGTAAAACCGCCAAATCCGCCCGGTCTATGGCTGGAATCAACGCAATCTCGTTGCCCTTTTGTGTGGCAGGCGCCGCACGCACAATTTTTTGGACCAGTTCCCACTCTCTGTTCGCACGGGCAGACCAATTATCCTTCTTGGCGACAACCGTTGAATAGACTTCACCGGCCTCAGAGAATTTGTGGGCGTGCTTGAATGCTTCTGCCCTATAGAAGAGCGCTTCCGAATGCTCGGGCGTCCTTTTCAAAACCCGGTCGAAGGCCTCAAGGGCTCTCTCTAACCACTTGTCCCCCGCCTTTTCCATAGTGAACACACGTCCTTTAGCAATAAGGCAGGCGGTATCTTCGCTCTCATAATCCAACCCGCTCTCCACCATGCGATGCGCACTTCGGAAATCCCCTTTGAGCGCATCAAGAATGGCCATTCCAGCATAGGCTGGGGCAAATTTCGGATCCAAGTTCATGGCACGGTTGAACTCCTCGGCTGCCGCATCTGTCTTGCCTTCCTCCGTGAGTTTGATTCCGAGGCTGTAGTGATTCTCGGGAGTGTCCACCACTGATTCCGGCTTCACGGTGGCGCGTTTGGCGCAGCCTTCGAGGCCGAATGTGAAGAGAAATGTCAGGAATAATATAGCTGACCAACGCAGCATGATCTCTCCTCCTCTATTGCGAGTGATTGTTTGCAGACTGATATGTCCGGGTCAATATCTTACTAAGACTCGTCCGGTATCGCGACCCTGCATTTGCGGCGTCTGCTCGCGATCAAGCAGGCCTGCGCGGCGCTCGACATGTGTGATCAGATACTGATTCACCTCATCGGCGGTCAGTTGTCGATTGCCGTCGGTATCGGCCTCTCCGCGCAGCGCTTTCAGCAGGAAGTAGGTGAACACGCCGTGCTTCTGGTCGGGATCCCCACTGCTGATTTGCGAGCCGCTAGTCGCACTGAATATCAGGAGCTTCTCCGAAGTGATCGCCGGGCTGGACACCGCCAAACCCACCGGCCGCGCATTGGCCAGCAGTAACTCATTCTCGCGTGTCACTCCGCTGAAGCATGCGTCGAGAAACACCGTCACGGATCTTGCAGGTAGATGGTTGAGTTCATCGTAAAGGCGCGACAGGTTGAAGCCCGTTTGCCGCGCATAGTTGGGATCGCCGTCGTATGGGATCAAATAAGGAACCTTCTCTTCGATGTCCGGCGCGCCGTGTCCGGCATAGTAGATGTACACATCGGTGGTGGGCGTCACGCGTTTAGCCACCCAGCCCTCACCTGTGAACAACTTCTCCAAGTCTGCCCTGGTCACGTCGTTGTTCACGCGATAGTAGAGATGATTCTTGTCGTCGAGCACACCAAGCGTCTTGACAGCGTATTCCCGAAAAGTCGCAGCGTCTCTCTGGGCATAGGTCACGGCAGCCACATTGCGGTAGTTTTCGATTCCCAGAATTATTACAATGGCGTTGGAATTCGGCTCCCCACTGGGGATATGCTTATCCACATCACTGACCAGCGAGGGCGGAGCAGTTATCGAGATCTTCTCGGCATACCTGCCTTTCACCTTGACTTCCGTACCCGCGAGGGAAACCTTCTTCATTTCAAGACCGAGCGGAAATGTCTCGCCATACTGGCCGTAGCTCTCTGAAAGCTCGAGCGTGACGGGAAGCTGAGGCGGGCCGCTGTAGCGATTGTTCACCGAGAAGGAAAACGAGAAAGTCCTTGATTCGTTGGGAGCCAGCGTGCCGAGGTCATAGGTCGACTCCCCACTGTAGAAGATGTTGGGATTGCCTATACTGATTTTCGCCGTCACTGACTTGGCTCCGCCTTGTCCTTGGTTCTGCACAAGGCAGGTGGCCTCAACGGTCTCCATGTTTTCAATGATGTGGTTCCCATTGCCGGCCGAATTGGGACCATCCGCATCATTAATTCCTGCTTCAACAAAGACAACCTGCGGAGCAAGGAACTCCTGCGTGCCGATCGCGAGAGACACGAGCGCGGGATCGAAGCCGTTCGCCTCGGTGGTGGTAAGAACGAGCCGCACTTCTCCCTTGCCAACGGTTCTGTCTGCAGATACCTTGAACTCTGTTACCGCGGTTTTCCACGGCTCCAACGTTGCAATAGTCTTCTCCTTATCCGCTGTGACACCCTTGGTAGTGCCCGACAGAGTCACCTTCGTGGCAAGCTTGTAT
The sequence above is a segment of the bacterium genome. Coding sequences within it:
- a CDS encoding tetratricopeptide repeat protein; amino-acid sequence: MLRWSAILFLTFLFTFGLEGCAKRATVKPESVVDTPENHYSLGIKLTEEGKTDAAAEEFNRAMNLDPKFAPAYAGMAILDALKGDFRSAHRMVESGLDYESEDTACLIAKGRVFTMEKAGDKWLERALEAFDRVLKRTPEHSEALFYRAEAFKHAHKFSEAGEVYSTVVAKKDNWSARANREWELVQKIVRAAPATQKGNEIALIPAIDRADLAVLLLEELKLKD
- a CDS encoding caspase family protein — protein: MGLLFVVSSFLFAILALARPVCAQEVTAVLDKTLTGHSAGILSVAFSPDGQTLASGGQDKTTRLWDVKSGRELRTLTEHSWAVFSVAFSPDGQTLASGSHDKTIKLWDVKKGREFRTLTGHSGMESIAFSPDGQTLASGNANRTIQLWDVKTGQKLQTLKGQSAEVRSIAFSPDGQTFASGSQDYTMKLQDMKTGRELQILTGHSIWVTSITFSPDGQTLASGSADNTIKLWDVKSGREIQTLKGHSYAILSVAFSPDGQTLASGSDDHTIKLWDVKTGRKLQTLTGHSGRVQSVAFSPDGQMLASGSLDRTIKLWRLTGIGSVAAAAPREKFPPVVTATASFLEPSGNNLLDGNETATIRLEFTNTGKGTAYKLATKVTLSGTTKGVTADKEKTIATLEPWKTAVTEFKVSADRTVGKGEVRLVLTTTEANGFDPALVSLAIGTQEFLAPQVVFVEAGINDADGPNSAGNGNHIIENMETVEATCLVQNQGQGGAKSVTAKISIGNPNIFYSGESTYDLGTLAPNESRTFSFSFSVNNRYSGPPQLPVTLELSESYGQYGETFPLGLEMKKVSLAGTEVKVKGRYAEKISITAPPSLVSDVDKHIPSGEPNSNAIVIILGIENYRNVAAVTYAQRDAATFREYAVKTLGVLDDKNHLYYRVNNDVTRADLEKLFTGEGWVAKRVTPTTDVYIYYAGHGAPDIEEKVPYLIPYDGDPNYARQTGFNLSRLYDELNHLPARSVTVFLDACFSGVTRENELLLANARPVGLAVSSPAITSEKLLIFSATSGSQISSGDPDQKHGVFTYFLLKALRGEADTDGNRQLTADEVNQYLITHVERRAGLLDREQTPQMQGRDTGRVLVRY